One segment of Cyprinus carpio isolate SPL01 chromosome B20, ASM1834038v1, whole genome shotgun sequence DNA contains the following:
- the cracd gene encoding capping protein inhibiting regulator of actin dynamics isoform X1, producing the protein MFPKVFLQWCAALSSCAAELERGRQGKFQPFRRLFGKKKRRGAERGFEESNLKPSHSTDDVCNGVVSVKEESDECLRELNTLGSRAFSHESVFIPEDSEKTYPGQTMSQENVSDKVRNIQRQIGHNIKFGQRPPSLRKSEGDEGSSDEEEVPQSPLKVLAQVEIEPPETEAKEKAVSHDAVQHRTPVKSPRTKRPPPPGTIESINLDAVPQSVPRLDNTAAKHKLSVKPKNQRVSRKHRRFTQEFHEEDLSEMHEESETQKDEEVFNLSREDYTIIHRSKEDYDPTEKSMRRRFHEEELEHLELQRREQEEERKVEEQGRRIEEQRLEEEKRHRQEEERLQKEEEDRKQREEEARKEREEEERRRKEEERKRQEEERMWREEEERRRAEEERRQQELEVERLHLEEERKREQEERRRKEEEEEQQRRIQELEEKQQREEENRLREEERSQQEEAERKRLEEEEERKRQQKEEKAGATDPEWKRKAEEVRWKEMEERQRPFTFKVSSGEKQILFQKVNLTPVTPSTGQQGETTAETREGANASSPGCTDSPTLSSSLYVPHTAILVTGAQLCGTAVNLDQIKDTACKSLLGLSEGKKAMGTPPTKSKTSPDSKSGKTKSLYESSLSADQSNAAVLAEWASIRSKIFKGAEDGKYPEYADQSRRPISEDLNTVPFSHTNLRKTMSASAKFSITPARKKFADSNRNSENFGQEDKEGVKIESPSTETPSVQKSELPSLGIKIQNRGSKVVRIADSAEECMFAKDLPSFLVPSPPHGSPKSQRSETGSPCQAESEDLDAKYEGDQKDQSGDERPSPFGIKLRRTNYSLRFHNEQSAEKRKKRYSAGDSFEGIPVPLTSIDQDSDTSKLSEKSSPVSPQQEITGFRTTAAPSKESRSKFSRNTLPLARTEGDNFVPKPPLYQKPATSPKPSEGATPPPSPLPKHGRRTSGDMISQRTVQAEQVDTEQNSDHKEEVAASLPSQKNRQGEEELKEKKSFFPSISIPWREKTDRRTELIKKEKPSLQARHSLDSSRTQEKETGPLWITLALQKQKGFREQQQNRDDRRSQREAKLAEKQAKGRDSAGMVSPTEDKGSGSSSPRKPQTTDENKRPDTLLARFERRDNLKKANTLPSSVTVEITDSTPSPPATKDVTKRFPPGDNTQVSTEPAWLALAKRKAKAWSDCPQIIK; encoded by the exons ATGTTCCCTAAGGTTTTCCTTCAGTGGTGTGCAGCTCTTTCCAGCTGTGCGGCTGAACTAG AGCGGGGACGGCAGGGCAAATTCCAGCCATTCCGGCGACTATTTGGGAAGAAGAAAAGGAGGGGAGCAGAACGTGGGTTTGAGGAATCTAATCTTAAACCTAGTCATTCCACTGATGATGTTTGCAATGGGGTGGTCTCAGTTAAGGAGGAAAGTGATGAGTGTCTAAG GGAGTTAAACACCTTAGGGTCCAGAGCTTTTTCACACGAGAGTGTATTTATCCCAGAGGACTCAGAGAAGACATATCCAGGACAGACAATGTCCCAGGAGAACGTTTCAGACAAAGTTAGGAACATTCAG AGGCAAATTGGACATAATATCAAATTTGGTCAGAGACCTCCTTCACTTAGAAAGAGTGAGGGAGATGAAGGTAGCTCAGATGAAGAAGAAGTACCACAAAGTCCACTGAAGGTTCTTGCTCAGGTGGAGATTGAGCCACCAGAGACTGAAGCCAAGGAAAAA gcTGTCAGCCATGACGCAGTCCAGCACAGAACTCCAGTCAAATCCCCACGCACCAAGCGCCCACCTCCCCCTGGCACAATTGAGTCCATCAATCTCGATGCTGTCCCTCAGTCTGTCCCACGCTTGGACAACACTGCTGCCAAACATAAACTGTCTGTCAAACCGAAGAACCAGAGGGTGTCACGCAAACACAGAAGGTTCACACAG GAGTTTCATGAAGAGGATCTCTCTGAAATGCATGAGGaatctgaaacacaaaaagacgAAGAAGTCTTTAATTTGTCAAGAGAGGACTATACCATTATCCATAGAAGCAAAGAGGATTATGATCCCACTGAGAAATCGATGAGGCGACGATTTCACGAGGAGGAGCTAGAACACCTTGAGCTTCAGAGAAGGGAacaagaggaagagagaaaggtGGAGGAACAAGGGAGGAGAATCGAGGAGCAGAGGCTAGAAGAAGAAAAGCGGCACAGACAGGAAGAGGAAAGGCTGCAAAAGGAGGAAGAGGATAGGAAGCAACGAGAGGAAGAGGCGAGGAAAGAAAGGGAAGAGGAAGAAAGGAGGAGAAAAGAGGAAGAGCGAAAAAGGCAAGAGGAGGAAAGAATgtggagagaggaagaggaaagaagAAGAGCAGAAGAGGAGAGAAGGCAGCAGGAACTTGAGGTGGAGCGTCTTCATCtggaagaggaaagaaaaaggGAGCAGGAGGAGAGAAGGagaaaagaggaggaggaagaacaaCAACGCAGGATTCAAGAGTTAGAGgagaaacagcagagagaggaagaaaacCGCCTCCGTGAGGAGGAAAGGAGCCAACAAGAAGAGGCTGAGAGGAAAAGactagaggaggaggaggaaagaaaGAGGCAACAGAAAGAGGAGAAAGCTGGGGCTACTGACCCAGAATGGAAAAGAAAAGCAGAGGAAGTGAGATGGAAAGAGAtggaagagagacagagaccCTTTACTTTTAAGGTCTCTTCAGGCGAGAAGCAGATACTATTCCAGAAGGTCAACCTCACTCCTGTTACTCCATCAACTGGCCAACAGGGTGAAACAACAGCTGAAACCAGGGAGGGAGCCAATGCTTCTTCACCTGGATGCACAGATTCACCAACTCTGTCTTCGTCTCTTTATGTCCCACATACTGCAATTCTTGTGACAGGAGCCCAACTTTGTGGAACTGCAGTCAATCTCGATCAGATCAAGGACACGGCCTGCAAGTCCCTTCTTGGCCTTTCGGAAGGCAAAAAGGCCATGGGCACTCCACCAACCAAGAGCAAGACTTCTCCAGATAGTAAATCTGGAAAAACCAAATCCTTATATGAGTCTTCCTTATCTGCAGACCAATCCAATGCTGCTGTCCTGGCAGAATGGGCAAGTATCCGATCCAAAATTTTTAAAGGTGCAGAGGACGGAAAATATCCAGAATATGCAGATCAGAGTCGGAGGCCAATAAGTGAGGATCTAAATACAGTGCCATTCTCTCACACCAACCTCAGGAAAACAATGTCAGCCAGTGCTAAGTTTTCAATCACACCAGCTAGAAAGAAATTTGCTGATTCCAACAGGAACTCAGAGAATTTTGGTCAGGAAGACAAAGAAGGTGTGAAAATAGAATCACCATCTACGGAAACTCCCTCCGTCCAAAAATCAGAGTTGCCCTCTTTAGGTATCAAGATCCAGAACAGGGGAAGCAAAGTTGTCCGCATTGCAGATAGTGCTGAAGAATGCATGTTTGCCAAAGACCTCCCCTCCTTCCTTGTTCCCAGTCCACCACATGGATCTCCCAAGTCACAGAGGTCCGAGACAGGATCCCCATGTCAGGCAGAATCAGAAGACTTGGATGCAAAGTATGAAGGGGATCAGAAGGATCAGAGTGGTGATGAGCGGCCTTCACCTTTTGGAATCAAGTTGAGAAGAACCAACTACTCtcttcgctttcacaatgaacaatctgcagagaagaggaaaaaaaggtACAGTGCGGGAGACAGTTTTGAAGGTATCCCAGTGCCTCTCACCTCCATTGATCAAGATTCTGACACTTCTAAACTCTCTGAAAAGTCTAGCCCTGTTTCTCCGCAACAAGAGATTACCGGATTTCGAACCACTGCAGCACCCAGTAAAGAATCTCGAAGTAAGTTTAGCAGAAATACTCTCCCTTTGGCACGCACTGAAGGCGACAACTTTGTTCCCAAGCCTCCACTTTACCAAAAACCAGCTACCTCCCCCAAACCATCTGAAGGTGCCACACCTCCACCCTCTCCTCTCCCGAAACATGGCAGAAGGACTTCGGGGGACATGATTTCACAAAGGACAGTGCAAGCAGAACAGGTAGATACTGAGCAGAACAGTGATCATAAAGAAGAAGTAGCAGCATCTCTACCATCCCAAAAAAACAGACAAGGAGAGGAGGAGCTTAAAGAAAAGAAGTCATTTTTTCCATCCATCAGCATCCCATGGAGAGAAAAAACAGATCGCAGGACAGAACTCATTAAAAAAG AAAAACCTTCTCTGCAGGCCAGGCACTCTCTAGACAGCTCACGGACACAGGAGAAAGAGACAGGACCACTTTGGATCACTCTAGCACTGCAAAAACAGAAAGGCTTCAGAGAACAGCAGCAAAATCGAGATGATAGGAGGAGCCAGAGAGAAGCTAAGCTGGCTGAGAAACAAGCTAAGGGCAGAGATAGT GCTGGAATGGTCAGTCCCACAGAGGATAAGGGCAGTGGAAGTTCCAGCCCCCGAAAACCTCAAACAACAGATGAGAATAAGAGACCAGACACACTCCTGGCCCGTTTTGAACGACGTGACAACTTGAAGAAAGCCAATACCTTGCCCAGCTCAgtcacag TTGAAATTACAGACTCTACACCATCTCCACCAGCAACAAAAGATGTGACAAAGCGCTTCCCTCCTGGTGACAATACCCAGGTTTCTACCGAGCCTGCATGGCTTGCACTAGCAAAGCGTAAGGCCAAAGCCTGGAGTGACTGCCCACAGATCATCAAGTAA
- the cracd gene encoding capping protein inhibiting regulator of actin dynamics isoform X2 gives MSQENVSDKVRNIQRQIGHNIKFGQRPPSLRKSEGDEGSSDEEEVPQSPLKVLAQVEIEPPETEAKEKAVSHDAVQHRTPVKSPRTKRPPPPGTIESINLDAVPQSVPRLDNTAAKHKLSVKPKNQRVSRKHRRFTQEFHEEDLSEMHEESETQKDEEVFNLSREDYTIIHRSKEDYDPTEKSMRRRFHEEELEHLELQRREQEEERKVEEQGRRIEEQRLEEEKRHRQEEERLQKEEEDRKQREEEARKEREEEERRRKEEERKRQEEERMWREEEERRRAEEERRQQELEVERLHLEEERKREQEERRRKEEEEEQQRRIQELEEKQQREEENRLREEERSQQEEAERKRLEEEEERKRQQKEEKAGATDPEWKRKAEEVRWKEMEERQRPFTFKVSSGEKQILFQKVNLTPVTPSTGQQGETTAETREGANASSPGCTDSPTLSSSLYVPHTAILVTGAQLCGTAVNLDQIKDTACKSLLGLSEGKKAMGTPPTKSKTSPDSKSGKTKSLYESSLSADQSNAAVLAEWASIRSKIFKGAEDGKYPEYADQSRRPISEDLNTVPFSHTNLRKTMSASAKFSITPARKKFADSNRNSENFGQEDKEGVKIESPSTETPSVQKSELPSLGIKIQNRGSKVVRIADSAEECMFAKDLPSFLVPSPPHGSPKSQRSETGSPCQAESEDLDAKYEGDQKDQSGDERPSPFGIKLRRTNYSLRFHNEQSAEKRKKRYSAGDSFEGIPVPLTSIDQDSDTSKLSEKSSPVSPQQEITGFRTTAAPSKESRSKFSRNTLPLARTEGDNFVPKPPLYQKPATSPKPSEGATPPPSPLPKHGRRTSGDMISQRTVQAEQVDTEQNSDHKEEVAASLPSQKNRQGEEELKEKKSFFPSISIPWREKTDRRTELIKKEKPSLQARHSLDSSRTQEKETGPLWITLALQKQKGFREQQQNRDDRRSQREAKLAEKQAKGRDSAGMVSPTEDKGSGSSSPRKPQTTDENKRPDTLLARFERRDNLKKANTLPSSVTVEITDSTPSPPATKDVTKRFPPGDNTQVSTEPAWLALAKRKAKAWSDCPQIIK, from the exons ATGTCCCAGGAGAACGTTTCAGACAAAGTTAGGAACATTCAG AGGCAAATTGGACATAATATCAAATTTGGTCAGAGACCTCCTTCACTTAGAAAGAGTGAGGGAGATGAAGGTAGCTCAGATGAAGAAGAAGTACCACAAAGTCCACTGAAGGTTCTTGCTCAGGTGGAGATTGAGCCACCAGAGACTGAAGCCAAGGAAAAA gcTGTCAGCCATGACGCAGTCCAGCACAGAACTCCAGTCAAATCCCCACGCACCAAGCGCCCACCTCCCCCTGGCACAATTGAGTCCATCAATCTCGATGCTGTCCCTCAGTCTGTCCCACGCTTGGACAACACTGCTGCCAAACATAAACTGTCTGTCAAACCGAAGAACCAGAGGGTGTCACGCAAACACAGAAGGTTCACACAG GAGTTTCATGAAGAGGATCTCTCTGAAATGCATGAGGaatctgaaacacaaaaagacgAAGAAGTCTTTAATTTGTCAAGAGAGGACTATACCATTATCCATAGAAGCAAAGAGGATTATGATCCCACTGAGAAATCGATGAGGCGACGATTTCACGAGGAGGAGCTAGAACACCTTGAGCTTCAGAGAAGGGAacaagaggaagagagaaaggtGGAGGAACAAGGGAGGAGAATCGAGGAGCAGAGGCTAGAAGAAGAAAAGCGGCACAGACAGGAAGAGGAAAGGCTGCAAAAGGAGGAAGAGGATAGGAAGCAACGAGAGGAAGAGGCGAGGAAAGAAAGGGAAGAGGAAGAAAGGAGGAGAAAAGAGGAAGAGCGAAAAAGGCAAGAGGAGGAAAGAATgtggagagaggaagaggaaagaagAAGAGCAGAAGAGGAGAGAAGGCAGCAGGAACTTGAGGTGGAGCGTCTTCATCtggaagaggaaagaaaaaggGAGCAGGAGGAGAGAAGGagaaaagaggaggaggaagaacaaCAACGCAGGATTCAAGAGTTAGAGgagaaacagcagagagaggaagaaaacCGCCTCCGTGAGGAGGAAAGGAGCCAACAAGAAGAGGCTGAGAGGAAAAGactagaggaggaggaggaaagaaaGAGGCAACAGAAAGAGGAGAAAGCTGGGGCTACTGACCCAGAATGGAAAAGAAAAGCAGAGGAAGTGAGATGGAAAGAGAtggaagagagacagagaccCTTTACTTTTAAGGTCTCTTCAGGCGAGAAGCAGATACTATTCCAGAAGGTCAACCTCACTCCTGTTACTCCATCAACTGGCCAACAGGGTGAAACAACAGCTGAAACCAGGGAGGGAGCCAATGCTTCTTCACCTGGATGCACAGATTCACCAACTCTGTCTTCGTCTCTTTATGTCCCACATACTGCAATTCTTGTGACAGGAGCCCAACTTTGTGGAACTGCAGTCAATCTCGATCAGATCAAGGACACGGCCTGCAAGTCCCTTCTTGGCCTTTCGGAAGGCAAAAAGGCCATGGGCACTCCACCAACCAAGAGCAAGACTTCTCCAGATAGTAAATCTGGAAAAACCAAATCCTTATATGAGTCTTCCTTATCTGCAGACCAATCCAATGCTGCTGTCCTGGCAGAATGGGCAAGTATCCGATCCAAAATTTTTAAAGGTGCAGAGGACGGAAAATATCCAGAATATGCAGATCAGAGTCGGAGGCCAATAAGTGAGGATCTAAATACAGTGCCATTCTCTCACACCAACCTCAGGAAAACAATGTCAGCCAGTGCTAAGTTTTCAATCACACCAGCTAGAAAGAAATTTGCTGATTCCAACAGGAACTCAGAGAATTTTGGTCAGGAAGACAAAGAAGGTGTGAAAATAGAATCACCATCTACGGAAACTCCCTCCGTCCAAAAATCAGAGTTGCCCTCTTTAGGTATCAAGATCCAGAACAGGGGAAGCAAAGTTGTCCGCATTGCAGATAGTGCTGAAGAATGCATGTTTGCCAAAGACCTCCCCTCCTTCCTTGTTCCCAGTCCACCACATGGATCTCCCAAGTCACAGAGGTCCGAGACAGGATCCCCATGTCAGGCAGAATCAGAAGACTTGGATGCAAAGTATGAAGGGGATCAGAAGGATCAGAGTGGTGATGAGCGGCCTTCACCTTTTGGAATCAAGTTGAGAAGAACCAACTACTCtcttcgctttcacaatgaacaatctgcagagaagaggaaaaaaaggtACAGTGCGGGAGACAGTTTTGAAGGTATCCCAGTGCCTCTCACCTCCATTGATCAAGATTCTGACACTTCTAAACTCTCTGAAAAGTCTAGCCCTGTTTCTCCGCAACAAGAGATTACCGGATTTCGAACCACTGCAGCACCCAGTAAAGAATCTCGAAGTAAGTTTAGCAGAAATACTCTCCCTTTGGCACGCACTGAAGGCGACAACTTTGTTCCCAAGCCTCCACTTTACCAAAAACCAGCTACCTCCCCCAAACCATCTGAAGGTGCCACACCTCCACCCTCTCCTCTCCCGAAACATGGCAGAAGGACTTCGGGGGACATGATTTCACAAAGGACAGTGCAAGCAGAACAGGTAGATACTGAGCAGAACAGTGATCATAAAGAAGAAGTAGCAGCATCTCTACCATCCCAAAAAAACAGACAAGGAGAGGAGGAGCTTAAAGAAAAGAAGTCATTTTTTCCATCCATCAGCATCCCATGGAGAGAAAAAACAGATCGCAGGACAGAACTCATTAAAAAAG AAAAACCTTCTCTGCAGGCCAGGCACTCTCTAGACAGCTCACGGACACAGGAGAAAGAGACAGGACCACTTTGGATCACTCTAGCACTGCAAAAACAGAAAGGCTTCAGAGAACAGCAGCAAAATCGAGATGATAGGAGGAGCCAGAGAGAAGCTAAGCTGGCTGAGAAACAAGCTAAGGGCAGAGATAGT GCTGGAATGGTCAGTCCCACAGAGGATAAGGGCAGTGGAAGTTCCAGCCCCCGAAAACCTCAAACAACAGATGAGAATAAGAGACCAGACACACTCCTGGCCCGTTTTGAACGACGTGACAACTTGAAGAAAGCCAATACCTTGCCCAGCTCAgtcacag TTGAAATTACAGACTCTACACCATCTCCACCAGCAACAAAAGATGTGACAAAGCGCTTCCCTCCTGGTGACAATACCCAGGTTTCTACCGAGCCTGCATGGCTTGCACTAGCAAAGCGTAAGGCCAAAGCCTGGAGTGACTGCCCACAGATCATCAAGTAA